The following are encoded together in the Thermococcus sibiricus MM 739 genome:
- a CDS encoding pyruvate/ketoisovalerate ferredoxin oxidoreductase subunit gamma gives MIEIRFHGRGGQGAVTAANILAEGAFLEGKYVQAFPFFGVERRGAPVTAFTRIDEKPIRIKTQIYEPDVVVVLDPSLLDTVDVTAGLKEGGLVIVNTEKTKEEVLEKLKKKPAKLALVDATTIALEILGLPITNTSILGAVAKATGIVKIESVEEAIKEAFSGELGEKNAKAAREAFEKTVVYEL, from the coding sequence ATGATAGAGATTCGTTTTCACGGTAGGGGTGGACAAGGTGCAGTTACAGCTGCAAACATCTTGGCAGAGGGAGCATTCTTAGAAGGCAAATATGTACAGGCATTTCCATTCTTTGGGGTTGAAAGAAGAGGAGCTCCAGTTACAGCATTTACAAGAATAGATGAAAAGCCTATTAGAATTAAGACCCAAATCTATGAGCCAGATGTAGTGGTTGTTCTTGATCCTTCCCTCTTGGACACAGTTGATGTAACTGCTGGTCTTAAGGAGGGTGGACTGGTAATTGTAAACACTGAAAAGACCAAGGAAGAGGTCCTTGAGAAACTTAAAAAGAAACCAGCTAAGTTGGCCCTTGTTGATGCTACTACAATAGCTTTAGAGATTCTCGGATTGCCAATTACAAACACTTCAATCCTCGGTGCAGTTGCAAAGGCCACGGGAATTGTTAAGATTGAAAGTGTAGAAGAGGCTATCAAAGAGGCATTCTCTGGAGAGCTTGGAGAAAAGAACGCTAAGGCTGCAAGAGAAGCTTTCGAAAAGACTGTTGTTTATGAACTTTGA
- a CDS encoding CDC48 family AAA ATPase, which translates to MIFGKDEVKDEIKLRVAEALKRDVGRGVVRIDRKYQRQLGIEPGDIVELEGERKTAAIAENAHPDDKGLDIIRMDGYIRRNAGVSIGDYIILRKAEVQEARKVVLAPAQRGVYLQIPGELVKRNLLGRPVTKGDLVVASGRETEIYAGSPFDELFRGFFESLPLGFGELKFIVVNTAPKGIVQITYNTEIEVLPQAVEVREEKVPEVTYEDIGGLKDAVQKIREMVELPLKHPELFERLGIEPPKGVLLYGPPGTGKTLLAKAVANEANAHFIAINGPEIMSKYYGESEERLRDIFKEAEENAPSIIFIDEIDAIAPKREEVTGEVEKRVVSQLLTLMDGLKSRGKVIVIGATNRPDALDPALRRPGRFDREIEVGVPDKQGRKEILQIHTRGMPLEPEYDKRSVLRVLNSLKNREAFDKERIEEMIQKIENAKEESDIKITLKEDGELYKEVRARLIDSMLEELAEKTHGFVGADLAALAREAAMVVLRRLITEGKVNPEEEKIPPEVLQELKVTKNDFYEALKMIEPSALREVLIEVPNVRWDDIGGLENVKQELKEAVEWPLKYPKAFQRLGITPPKGILLYGPPGTGKTLLAKAVANESEANFIGIRGPEVLSKWVGESEKRIREIFRKARQAAPTVVFIDEVDSIAPMRGGEGDRVTDRLINQLLTEMDGIEENSGVVVIAATNRPDILDPALLRPGRFDRLILVPAPDEKARLEILKVHTRRVPLASDVSLQELAKKTEGYSGADLAALVREAAFVALRRAVSITSRDLVEDQAEEFLEKLKVSKGDFEDAMKKVKPSITRYMLDYYKTFEESRKGVKGEERREVDYFTL; encoded by the coding sequence ATGATATTTGGGAAGGACGAGGTAAAAGATGAAATAAAGTTAAGGGTTGCTGAGGCTCTTAAGCGAGATGTTGGTAGAGGAGTAGTTAGGATCGATAGAAAGTATCAGAGACAACTTGGAATTGAACCAGGTGATATAGTGGAGCTCGAAGGAGAGAGAAAAACCGCTGCAATAGCTGAAAATGCTCATCCGGATGATAAAGGGCTTGACATAATAAGAATGGATGGTTATATAAGGAGAAATGCCGGGGTAAGCATAGGGGATTATATTATTTTAAGAAAAGCTGAAGTTCAAGAGGCGAGGAAAGTTGTTCTAGCCCCGGCACAGAGAGGAGTATATCTCCAAATTCCTGGTGAACTGGTTAAGAGGAACCTTCTTGGTAGGCCAGTCACCAAAGGGGACTTAGTAGTAGCGAGCGGAAGAGAAACGGAGATTTATGCAGGTTCCCCATTTGATGAGCTCTTCAGGGGTTTCTTTGAAAGTCTGCCATTGGGATTTGGTGAACTAAAGTTTATTGTAGTAAATACTGCTCCCAAGGGCATAGTTCAGATAACGTATAATACAGAAATAGAAGTTCTTCCACAGGCGGTAGAAGTTAGAGAAGAGAAAGTTCCTGAAGTTACTTACGAGGACATTGGTGGCCTTAAAGACGCTGTTCAAAAGATTCGTGAGATGGTAGAACTCCCATTGAAGCATCCGGAACTTTTTGAGAGATTGGGAATTGAACCGCCTAAGGGTGTTTTGCTTTACGGGCCTCCTGGTACTGGTAAAACTTTATTAGCTAAGGCTGTTGCTAATGAGGCTAATGCTCACTTCATTGCAATTAATGGCCCAGAAATTATGAGCAAGTACTATGGAGAAAGCGAGGAGAGGTTAAGAGACATCTTTAAAGAGGCAGAAGAGAATGCTCCAAGCATAATCTTTATTGATGAGATTGACGCTATAGCTCCAAAGAGGGAAGAGGTTACTGGAGAAGTCGAGAAGAGGGTGGTTTCACAGCTCCTTACATTAATGGATGGCTTGAAAAGCAGAGGAAAAGTGATAGTCATAGGTGCAACTAACAGGCCTGATGCTTTGGATCCTGCCCTTAGAAGGCCGGGTAGGTTTGATAGGGAGATTGAAGTTGGTGTTCCTGATAAACAAGGAAGAAAAGAGATCCTTCAAATCCACACAAGAGGAATGCCGCTTGAGCCGGAATATGATAAGAGGAGCGTCTTGAGAGTTTTAAACAGCCTTAAGAATAGAGAGGCATTTGACAAGGAAAGAATTGAAGAGATGATTCAGAAAATCGAGAATGCAAAAGAGGAAAGTGATATCAAGATTACTTTGAAGGAGGATGGGGAGCTATACAAAGAAGTAAGGGCCAGATTGATAGATAGTATGCTTGAGGAACTTGCAGAGAAGACTCATGGGTTTGTTGGGGCTGATTTGGCAGCATTGGCGAGAGAAGCAGCTATGGTGGTGTTGAGAAGACTCATTACAGAGGGTAAGGTCAATCCAGAGGAAGAGAAGATACCTCCTGAGGTTCTTCAGGAACTTAAAGTTACGAAGAATGATTTTTATGAAGCCTTGAAGATGATAGAACCGTCAGCCCTTAGAGAAGTGCTTATTGAAGTCCCTAACGTTAGATGGGATGATATTGGGGGTCTTGAAAACGTAAAACAAGAGTTAAAAGAAGCTGTCGAGTGGCCTTTAAAATATCCCAAAGCCTTCCAAAGACTTGGGATCACTCCTCCTAAGGGAATACTTCTTTATGGGCCTCCTGGAACTGGTAAAACTCTCTTAGCCAAAGCTGTAGCAAATGAGAGTGAGGCTAACTTCATTGGTATTAGGGGTCCAGAAGTACTTAGCAAGTGGGTTGGAGAGAGCGAGAAAAGGATTAGAGAGATATTCAGGAAAGCAAGGCAAGCAGCTCCTACAGTGGTTTTTATTGACGAAGTTGATTCAATAGCTCCCATGAGGGGAGGTGAAGGTGATAGAGTCACAGATAGACTTATCAACCAACTCCTCACCGAGATGGATGGTATCGAGGAGAACAGTGGTGTGGTGGTTATTGCTGCCACAAACAGACCCGACATTCTTGATCCTGCTTTATTAAGACCTGGAAGGTTTGATAGGTTAATCTTAGTCCCAGCACCGGATGAGAAGGCAAGATTGGAAATATTAAAGGTTCATACGAGGAGGGTACCACTTGCTAGTGATGTAAGCTTACAGGAACTTGCAAAGAAAACTGAAGGTTATAGTGGGGCCGATTTGGCTGCATTGGTTAGAGAGGCAGCATTTGTAGCACTTAGAAGAGCAGTTTCGATAACATCGAGAGATCTTGTAGAGGATCAAGCAGAGGAATTTTTAGAAAAGCTTAAAGTCTCAAAGGGGGATTTTGAGGACGCGATGAAGAAGGTCAAGCCTAGCATAACGAGGTACATGCTTGATTATTACAAAACATTTGAAGAAAGCAGAAAAGGTGTTAAAGGAGAGGAACGCAGAGAGGTTGATTACTTCACACTTTGA
- a CDS encoding PRC-barrel domain-containing protein, with translation MVKVKASKLRDMEIITDTGIRLGWLYDLSFDEDTGEVLVIVAEPDENLDTSEFVTDHEGLLLIPMKAVKSIGEFIVVDHNKLAVKSKLRRISIIKEKLQGS, from the coding sequence ATGGTAAAGGTTAAAGCATCAAAACTTAGGGATATGGAGATTATAACTGATACCGGAATAAGACTTGGGTGGCTCTATGATTTAAGCTTTGATGAAGATACCGGAGAAGTTTTAGTGATAGTTGCTGAACCAGATGAGAATTTGGACACAAGTGAATTTGTCACCGATCATGAGGGTCTTCTTTTGATACCCATGAAGGCTGTTAAGAGCATTGGGGAGTTCATAGTTGTAGATCACAACAAGCTCGCAGTCAAATCAAAGCTTAGGAGGATTTCGATTATTAAAGAAAAACTCCAAGGGTCTTGA
- a CDS encoding ABC transporter ATP-binding protein, whose amino-acid sequence MSAVKVEALEKDYGKVKALRGISFEIKEGEIFGLIGPNGAGKSTTLKILATLLTPTGGRAEVFGHDVVKDGDEVRKLISYLPEEAGAYKNLKGIEYLQFMAKLYAKTGKSYEEMLEVGVKLSGLGDRLNDKISTYSKGMTRKLLLARALMVEPKLAILDEPASGLDIINAYSIRQTIKQFAREKGVTFLVSSHNMLEVEFLCDRVALINKGVIVEIGTPKELKEKYEAENLEEVFMSIVGRQQKVEVFG is encoded by the coding sequence TTGTCAGCCGTAAAAGTTGAAGCTCTTGAAAAGGATTATGGTAAAGTCAAAGCCCTTAGGGGGATAAGCTTTGAGATAAAGGAGGGCGAGATATTCGGGCTTATAGGCCCAAATGGTGCTGGAAAGAGCACAACTCTCAAGATTCTGGCAACCTTATTGACGCCAACGGGAGGAAGAGCGGAAGTTTTTGGTCATGATGTCGTTAAAGACGGGGATGAGGTTAGAAAACTCATAAGCTACCTCCCAGAGGAAGCGGGTGCATATAAAAATCTTAAGGGGATTGAGTACCTTCAGTTTATGGCAAAACTTTATGCAAAGACTGGAAAGAGTTATGAAGAGATGCTAGAAGTTGGTGTTAAGCTGAGCGGACTTGGAGATAGGTTAAACGATAAAATATCCACTTATTCCAAGGGTATGACGAGAAAACTCTTGCTTGCTAGAGCTTTGATGGTTGAACCCAAGCTAGCTATCTTAGATGAGCCTGCAAGTGGACTGGACATAATCAACGCTTATTCAATAAGACAAACAATAAAGCAGTTTGCAAGAGAGAAAGGAGTAACATTTCTGGTCTCGAGTCATAATATGCTTGAAGTTGAATTTCTTTGCGATAGGGTAGCACTAATTAACAAAGGAGTAATCGTGGAAATCGGAACTCCAAAGGAACTTAAGGAGAAATATGAGGCAGAAAATCTTGAGGAGGTCTTTATGTCCATAGTCGGAAGACAGCAGAAAGTGGAGGTGTTTGGATGA
- a CDS encoding DUF2178 domain-containing protein produces the protein MLLPALLAVVALGWIVGWVTNSGKSELSLIAFALTAIFVNLYFSYLEKKGFILEDERTLRINEIASRRTLQITSISLAVAMLLLSGKLSDPKMEGAFLTAGLVLAVMLTLHLLFRHYYSRVI, from the coding sequence ATGTTATTACCTGCGCTCCTCGCGGTTGTAGCTCTTGGCTGGATAGTGGGATGGGTCACGAACTCAGGAAAAAGTGAGCTCTCTTTAATTGCTTTTGCTTTGACTGCAATTTTCGTTAACCTCTACTTCTCGTACCTTGAGAAGAAGGGCTTTATTCTCGAAGACGAAAGAACCCTGAGAATAAACGAAATTGCATCTAGAAGAACCCTTCAGATAACGAGCATAAGCCTTGCCGTTGCCATGCTCTTGCTGTCGGGAAAACTCTCGGACCCAAAGATGGAAGGTGCCTTCCTAACGGCCGGCCTCGTGCTGGCGGTCATGTTGACGCTTCATCTCCTCTTCAGACACTACTATTCGAGGGTGATCTGA
- a CDS encoding inorganic phosphate transporter, translated as METLILAAIAIGFYIAWNIGANDSANAMGTAVGAGLLSFRQATLTITIFVVLGAYLKGSKVMKTIGKGIVPPEYLSLELAIIALLAAGTWVTIATIKGLPVSTTQSIVGGVVGIGIATNAPIKWETLVKIAGAWVFSPILAALFALILFKFYGKLVNDIKSLGRIEFLYKWLAVLGGSYMAFNFGANEVANATGPLVGAGFFDPKTAGMFGALSLALGAFTFSYAVIYTVGKKITSLGPISAFSAQFGSAIAVSLANIFGLPVSSSQAIVGGVIGVGIASGMKVEKGIIKDIAIGWIATPTTALIIALVIFKLFQITGLL; from the coding sequence ATGGAGACACTGATCTTAGCAGCAATCGCAATAGGCTTTTACATTGCTTGGAACATTGGAGCCAATGATAGTGCGAATGCCATGGGCACTGCTGTAGGTGCAGGCCTATTGAGTTTCCGACAGGCAACCCTTACCATCACAATATTCGTGGTGCTTGGAGCTTATTTAAAAGGATCAAAAGTCATGAAAACCATAGGAAAAGGCATTGTCCCTCCAGAGTACTTGTCATTAGAACTCGCAATAATAGCTCTTCTTGCTGCGGGAACATGGGTAACGATAGCTACCATTAAAGGGCTTCCCGTCTCAACGACTCAATCAATTGTGGGGGGAGTTGTGGGAATAGGAATAGCAACTAATGCCCCTATAAAATGGGAAACACTTGTTAAAATTGCTGGTGCTTGGGTATTTTCTCCAATCTTAGCAGCACTTTTTGCCCTTATTCTGTTTAAATTCTATGGAAAACTTGTTAATGATATAAAGAGCCTAGGAAGAATTGAATTTCTTTATAAATGGCTTGCTGTTCTTGGAGGCTCTTACATGGCTTTTAATTTCGGAGCCAATGAAGTTGCAAACGCAACAGGTCCCTTAGTCGGAGCCGGGTTCTTTGACCCTAAAACTGCTGGAATGTTTGGCGCTCTCAGTTTGGCCCTTGGAGCGTTTACCTTTAGTTATGCTGTTATATACACTGTGGGTAAAAAGATAACGTCTTTAGGGCCTATATCTGCATTCTCGGCCCAGTTTGGCTCAGCCATAGCAGTTAGTTTAGCAAATATCTTCGGTCTTCCTGTAAGTTCAAGCCAAGCCATAGTGGGAGGAGTTATAGGTGTTGGGATTGCAAGTGGGATGAAAGTGGAAAAAGGAATTATAAAGGATATAGCCATTGGATGGATAGCTACTCCTACTACCGCGCTCATAATAGCTCTTGTGATATTCAAATTGTTCCAAATTACTGGACTGCTCTAA
- the porA gene encoding 2-ketoisovalerate ferredoxin oxidoreductase subunit alpha encodes MPKKVISGNYAAAYAAKHARVEVVAAYPITPQTSIIEKIAEFIANGEVENLEYVPVESEHSAMAACIGASAAGARTFTATSAQGLALMHEMLHWAAGARLPVVMVDVNRAMAPPWSVWDDQTDSLAQRDTGWLQFYAENNQEVYDGVLMAFKIGEHEKVNLPVMVIESAFILSHTYDIVDMLEQEEVDEFLPPRKPLYSLTDFDNPFSIGALGTPADYYEFRYKIAKAMEEAKKIIKEVGKEFGEKFGRDYSQMIELYKTEDADIVFMGMGSLMGTVKEAVDIFRSEGYKVGAAKVRWFRPFPREELYELAKSVEGIAVLDRNFSFGQEGILFNEAKGILYNTDANPIMKNYIVGLGGRDLTVNDVRKIASNMKKIIEKGELDKEIDWYHLKR; translated from the coding sequence ATGCCTAAGAAAGTTATAAGTGGTAATTATGCGGCTGCTTATGCTGCCAAACATGCAAGAGTTGAGGTTGTAGCCGCTTATCCCATTACACCTCAAACTTCAATCATTGAGAAGATAGCTGAGTTTATAGCTAATGGAGAAGTTGAGAATCTTGAATATGTGCCAGTTGAGAGTGAACATTCTGCAATGGCTGCTTGTATAGGGGCATCAGCTGCTGGAGCAAGAACTTTCACAGCTACATCAGCCCAGGGTCTTGCTTTAATGCACGAGATGCTTCACTGGGCCGCTGGAGCAAGACTTCCAGTGGTTATGGTTGATGTTAACAGAGCAATGGCACCACCATGGAGCGTTTGGGATGACCAGACTGATTCTCTAGCCCAAAGAGACACCGGATGGCTTCAATTCTATGCTGAAAATAATCAGGAAGTATATGATGGTGTTTTAATGGCATTCAAAATTGGCGAACATGAGAAGGTTAATCTTCCAGTGATGGTTATTGAAAGTGCCTTTATTCTTAGTCACACTTATGATATAGTTGACATGCTAGAGCAGGAAGAGGTAGATGAGTTCCTTCCACCAAGAAAGCCACTATATTCATTGACAGACTTTGATAACCCATTCTCCATTGGTGCATTAGGGACGCCCGCTGACTATTATGAATTTAGGTATAAAATTGCAAAAGCCATGGAAGAAGCCAAGAAAATCATCAAAGAAGTGGGCAAAGAATTTGGAGAGAAATTTGGAAGAGATTACAGTCAAATGATAGAACTCTATAAGACTGAGGACGCTGATATAGTCTTCATGGGAATGGGTTCACTTATGGGTACAGTAAAAGAGGCTGTTGATATCTTTAGAAGTGAAGGATACAAAGTTGGTGCTGCAAAAGTAAGGTGGTTCAGGCCATTCCCAAGAGAAGAGCTTTATGAACTAGCCAAGAGTGTAGAAGGAATCGCAGTGCTTGATAGGAACTTCTCATTCGGACAGGAGGGAATTCTCTTCAATGAAGCTAAAGGTATTCTCTACAACACTGACGCAAACCCAATAATGAAGAACTACATCGTTGGTCTTGGGGGAAGAGACTTAACAGTAAACGATGTGAGAAAAATTGCTAGCAACATGAAAAAGATAATTGAAAAGGGTGAGCTTGATAAAGAAATTGACTGGTACCATTTGAAGAGGTGA
- a CDS encoding 3-methyl-2-oxobutanoate dehydrogenase subunit delta yields MNTLFREKKANAKKIMFKSIDEYPEAPITLGTTLSNFTGDWRNFMPVVDESKCIKCYICWKFCPEPAIYIKEDGYVAVDYDYCKGCGICANECPTKAISMVREEK; encoded by the coding sequence TTGAATACTCTATTCAGGGAGAAGAAGGCAAATGCAAAAAAAATCATGTTTAAATCTATTGATGAATATCCAGAAGCACCAATAACACTTGGAACTACACTTTCAAATTTCACTGGAGACTGGAGAAATTTCATGCCAGTTGTAGATGAAAGTAAATGTATAAAGTGCTATATTTGCTGGAAGTTCTGTCCAGAGCCAGCAATTTACATTAAGGAAGATGGATACGTTGCAGTAGACTATGACTACTGTAAGGGTTGTGGAATTTGTGCAAATGAATGTCCAACCAAGGCAATAAGCATGGTAAGGGAAGAAAAGTGA
- a CDS encoding molybdenum cofactor synthesis domain-containing protein, with protein MAFLKVVPLERALNIVNSLPLNAKIEEIPLENALGRILAEDVTSPVNVPPFDRATVDGYAVKSENTWNANESNPVRLKVIGEVHAGEEPNIEINSGEAVYISTGAVLPKGTDAVIEFEIVDREGDEVLIYKPIYPQAGVMKAGTDIPKGKLLLKKGMKLGFKETALLSAVGLEKVKVFAKPKIAIISTGNEVILPGEELKPGKIYDINGRALNDAVKELGGDPHFLGIARDNEESLRTKILEGLKYDIVLLSGGASGGTRDLTASIIDELGEVRIHGIAIQPGKPTIIGVINEKAIFGLPGYPTSCLTNFTLLVAPLIRKLLGGEFKIEYTRKRLTHKVFSVKGRRQFLPVKIKEETAIPIMKGSGAITSFINADGFVEVPENVEILEEGEEVNVILFKF; from the coding sequence ATGGCATTTTTGAAAGTAGTTCCTCTGGAAAGGGCCTTAAACATAGTAAATTCATTGCCATTAAATGCAAAAATAGAAGAGATACCTCTTGAAAATGCCCTTGGAAGAATTTTAGCGGAAGATGTAACCTCTCCAGTAAACGTGCCCCCTTTTGATAGGGCCACTGTAGATGGATATGCCGTGAAAAGTGAAAACACGTGGAATGCAAATGAGAGTAACCCAGTCCGATTGAAAGTCATTGGAGAAGTTCATGCCGGCGAAGAGCCCAATATAGAGATAAACAGTGGTGAAGCTGTCTACATATCCACTGGAGCTGTTCTTCCCAAAGGAACAGATGCAGTTATAGAATTCGAGATTGTGGATAGGGAAGGAGATGAAGTGTTAATCTACAAGCCGATTTATCCCCAAGCCGGGGTCATGAAAGCTGGAACAGATATCCCCAAAGGAAAACTTCTTCTAAAAAAGGGAATGAAACTTGGATTTAAAGAGACAGCTTTGCTGTCTGCAGTAGGTCTTGAAAAGGTAAAAGTGTTTGCAAAACCTAAGATCGCAATAATCAGTACTGGGAATGAGGTAATTTTGCCTGGAGAAGAATTAAAACCCGGTAAGATATATGATATAAACGGAAGAGCCCTCAATGATGCGGTTAAAGAACTTGGAGGCGACCCACATTTTCTCGGAATAGCAAGAGATAATGAAGAGAGTCTAAGAACCAAGATCCTAGAGGGTTTGAAATATGATATAGTTCTGCTAAGTGGTGGAGCCAGCGGCGGGACTAGAGACCTCACAGCGTCAATAATAGACGAACTGGGAGAAGTAAGAATACATGGGATTGCAATTCAGCCCGGAAAACCTACAATAATAGGTGTGATAAATGAAAAGGCTATTTTTGGACTGCCAGGTTATCCAACAAGCTGTTTAACGAATTTTACGCTTTTAGTAGCTCCTTTAATAAGAAAACTCCTCGGTGGAGAGTTTAAAATAGAGTACACAAGGAAAAGGCTCACCCACAAAGTGTTTTCCGTCAAAGGTAGAAGACAGTTTTTACCAGTTAAAATCAAAGAAGAAACTGCAATACCAATAATGAAAGGCAGCGGCGCTATTACAAGTTTCATAAACGCAGACGGTTTTGTGGAGGTTCCCGAAAATGTTGAAATTTTAGAAGAAGGAGAGGAAGTCAACGTAATTCTCTTCAAGTTCTAA
- a CDS encoding helix-turn-helix transcriptional regulator: MKNRLRELRELKGLTQEDLAKTLGVTRQTIIAIEKGKYDPSLRLAFKIAKFFKVKIEDIFIYEDQ, from the coding sequence GTGAAGAACCGCCTGCGCGAGCTGAGGGAGTTGAAGGGCCTTACACAGGAAGATTTAGCCAAGACATTAGGTGTCACGAGGCAGACCATCATAGCCATCGAGAAGGGGAAATACGATCCATCGCTGAGGTTAGCATTCAAAATAGCGAAGTTTTTTAAAGTTAAGATTGAAGACATATTCATATACGAGGATCAATAA
- a CDS encoding ABC transporter permease yields MSDFWIIVKKELRDLLRDKGLIFGIIVVPLILYPALGQMMQIGFQQAQEETKIVLVNFDEGDYGNLLIKTLEAAPNVTVTIIEALNLDEALKKAQEEDYNMIVVISKNFSKSIESNQKAQVEIYGIVKGISGGMRESISEGRVNAILTVINDYLAKLKIQQNMEGDPEAILRPIDARSYTVIRGRIVPVPPSLVASLITSQSFSMPIVIFIMIIMVAQMSAGSMAMEKENKTLETLLTLPVKRITIVAGKMVGTAIIGIIAAVTYMIGMRSYLGNMISSSGEIGISLEDLGLTVTPQGAALFVLIMFLAITFALSFAMLLAVFAEDTKSANAVVSAGIMPLAFPTFILMFADIETLPLAIKYLLLALPFSHPILASRAMLMGQYSSMYVSVLYLGILSTVTLVITARFFTTEKLLTAKLRFRRKR; encoded by the coding sequence ATGAGCGATTTCTGGATAATTGTTAAGAAAGAACTCAGGGATCTTTTAAGGGATAAAGGATTAATATTTGGAATAATCGTCGTTCCTCTCATACTTTATCCTGCATTAGGTCAAATGATGCAAATAGGTTTTCAACAGGCCCAAGAAGAGACTAAAATAGTTCTTGTGAATTTTGATGAGGGTGATTACGGTAATTTGCTTATAAAAACTCTGGAAGCAGCTCCTAATGTTACGGTTACTATAATAGAGGCCTTGAATTTAGACGAAGCTCTCAAAAAAGCACAAGAAGAGGATTACAACATGATAGTAGTTATTTCAAAGAATTTCTCTAAATCGATAGAGAGCAATCAAAAAGCTCAAGTTGAGATTTATGGGATAGTAAAGGGCATAAGTGGAGGAATGCGAGAATCGATTAGCGAAGGTAGAGTTAATGCCATTTTAACTGTCATTAATGATTATCTTGCAAAATTGAAGATCCAGCAGAATATGGAAGGAGATCCAGAGGCTATTTTGAGACCAATAGATGCAAGGAGCTATACTGTAATTAGAGGTCGCATTGTTCCTGTTCCACCTTCTCTAGTGGCGAGCCTTATAACCTCACAATCATTTTCCATGCCAATCGTAATATTCATAATGATAATAATGGTTGCCCAGATGTCGGCAGGAAGTATGGCAATGGAGAAGGAAAACAAAACTCTTGAAACCCTGCTCACCCTACCTGTGAAAAGAATAACGATTGTTGCCGGAAAAATGGTTGGGACGGCTATCATAGGAATAATAGCGGCAGTAACTTATATGATAGGCATGAGAAGCTATCTTGGTAACATGATATCTTCATCCGGCGAGATTGGAATTTCTCTAGAAGACCTAGGCTTGACAGTTACTCCTCAAGGAGCGGCGCTTTTTGTCCTTATAATGTTCCTTGCAATCACGTTCGCATTAAGCTTTGCAATGTTGCTTGCAGTCTTTGCAGAGGACACAAAAAGTGCAAACGCCGTGGTGAGCGCAGGGATAATGCCCCTAGCCTTTCCCACCTTTATACTCATGTTTGCGGATATAGAGACTCTCCCTCTGGCTATCAAATATCTCCTACTTGCACTACCGTTTAGCCATCCAATATTGGCTTCAAGAGCTATGCTGATGGGCCAGTATTCCAGCATGTATGTTAGTGTTCTGTATCTGGGGATACTAAGCACAGTGACTTTGGTTATAACCGCAAGGTTCTTCACAACAGAAAAGCTCCTTACAGCAAAGCTTAGGTTCAGAAGGAAAAGATAA